DNA from Narcine bancroftii isolate sNarBan1 unplaced genomic scaffold, sNarBan1.hap1 Scaffold_752, whole genome shotgun sequence:
TCAGGTACTATCTTTTGCAAACATCTATCAGGCATAGAACAAAACATGACTGCATAGTGAAGGCCCTTTAGACCAGGATATTATGCCAACCATTGTACCtctacttcacaacaatctaatttttccctccctCGCACCCATAAATCATCTTTTTATAACATCCATCgaggagtcttttgaatgtccccattgtaccatcctccaccaccaccacccccagcaatgccttCCAGGCACCCTCCGTTTTCAATTTACAGGAGCCGAGTATCCCACCACCAAACATGTCTTTGGCATGTGGGAGGACTCCCGAACACCTGGCGTAAACTggtgcagtcacggggagaatgtgcaaaccacAGTacctgaggtcagggtggaacacAGATCACTGGGGCTTGAAGGTCGTCTACCAGCTGTGGCAATGAATGTGGAACAGCACAGTGCCaaccctttggcccgcgatggagtgccgaccctttggcccgcgatggggtgccgaccctttggcccgcgatggggtgccgaccctttggcccgcgatggggtgccgaccctttggcccgcgatggggtgccgaccctttggcccgcgatggggtgccgaccctttggcccgcgatggggtgccgaccctttggcccgcgatggggtgccgaccctttggcccgcgatggggtgccgaccctttggcccgcgatggggtgccgaccctttggcccgcgatggggtgccgaccctttggcccgcgatggggtgccgaccctttggcccgcgatggggtgccgaccctttggcccgcgatggggtgccgaccctttggcccgcgatggggtgccgaccctttggcccgcgatggggtgccgaccctttggcccgcgatggggtgccgaccctttggcccgcgatggggtgccgaccctttggcccgcgatggggtgccgaccctttggcccgcgatggggtgccgaccctttggcccgcgatggggtgccgaccctttggcccgcgatggggtgccgaccctttggcccgcgatggggtgccgaccctttggcccgcgatggggtgccgaccctttggcccgcgatggggtgccgaccctttggcccgcgatggggtgccgaccctttggcccgcgatggggtgccgaccctttggcccgcgatggggtgccgaccctttggcccgcgatggggtgccgaccctttggcccgcgatggggtgccgaccctttggcccgcgatggggtgccgaccctttggcccgcgatggggtgccgaccctttggcccgcgatggggtgccgaccctttggcccgcgatggggtgccgaccctttggcccgcgatggggtgccgaccctttggcccgcgatggggtgccgaccctttggcccgcgatggggtgccgaccctttggcccgcgatggggtgccgaccctttggcccgcgatggggtgccgaccctttggcccgcgatggggtgccgaccctgtggcccgcgatggggtgccgaccctgtggcccgcgatggggtgccgaccctgtggcccgcgatggggtgccgaccctgtggcccgcgatggggtgccgaccctttggcccgcgatggggtgccgaccctttggcccgcgatggggtgccgaccctttggcccgcgatggggtgccgaccctttggcccgcgatggggtgccgaccctttggcccgcgatggggtgccgaccctttggcccgcgatggggtgccgaccctttggcccgcgatggggtgccgaccctttggcccgcgatggggtgccgaccctttggcccgcgatggggtgccgaccctttggcccgcgatggggtgccgaccctttggcccgcgatggggtgccgaccctttggcccgcgatggggtgccgaccctttggcccgcgatggggtgccgaccctttggcccgcgatggggtgccgaccctttggcccgcgatggggtgccgaccctttggcccgcgatggggtgccgaccctttggcccgcgatggggtgccgaccctttggcccgcgatggggtgccgaccctttggcccgcgatggggtgccgaccctttggcccgcgatggggtgccgaccctttggcccgcgatggggtgccgaccctttggcccatcacccTCTGCTGTTTTCAGTTTGAATTAAAGCCAAAGCCTGAAGCTGCTAGCAAGGCCCAGTAATTAATTACGTGAAAGTAAGAAGCATTTTAGGGAAAAATTAAGACTGTGCTTGGTCATCAATTAGTATGGTCAGTTAGCCAAAATGAGAGAGCGAAATAGTCCATGTATTGCTGTATTTTTATGTTCAGAATCTTTTGGGATAAAAGCCACATTGCATTGATTTGTGCTTTGCATCTCGAGTGGTAAAGGTTAACCTATTGTTCATTTGCAGCTCGACACAATTGCATTTGCTTGTAAACCCCACCCTAACAAGCGAACTTCACACTTGAATTCTGATTTTTGATTCTGTAGTTCAGAGCTACCAAGGCAGCTTGCATTCTTGTGAAACTGCTCAGGCTGAGGAAAGCCCCGAGCTGTCGCTGCTCCAGAGATGAGCCTTCCCATTCCCAGGCCAGATTCAGTTGTGCAGCAAATCCCCACCGTCCTATTGTTTTTGTTTTGTGTTTGCCAAACAAAGCAGAGGCCCTCGTTGATTCTGATCTGTCGGCCAGTACAGCTGGTTAATGTATTCGtactgatattgtattgcatCTCCTTTTAAAGGCAGACGGATGCAAGTTGAACTGTCCAAGAGTCGGCTCCGGATGCAACCCGGGATGGGCGAAAAAAACGGCTGTTTCCGGTGCGGTAAAGAAGGCCACTGGTCTAAAGAGTGTCCTAAAGATCACGTTGCTCCCGATCAGAGTTTTGATGGCAGCTTCTCACGCGATTACCTAGGTCCCTATTCGATGACTGCGCGGCACATAGCCGGTTTCGGAGAGCGGTCAATGTACGACGAGCGATTCGGGGTCATCGATTACTACGAGAAGTATCGGGCCGGAGCGTTCGGAGCGGTGGGAGATCCTTATGGACGGGCTGCGCAGTTTATGCCTCTCAGCTCTTCCCTGCGTGATCGTATCCCCAGTGCGGTCCCCCCCTATGAGCGGCGGCCACTGACGACTCCTTCTACCTATTTCGATCGCGACAGAAGTCCTTTGCGACGTCAAACAGCCATGTCTGCTTTGAGCACTGGATATGGGTATGAGCGCAGTCCAGTTTCTTCATCTGTGTATGACCCTCCAAGTACAGCAGGAAGGGATGCGTACTCCACCTCTCCATACTCCGCTGCCCAGTACTCCGCTGCCCAGTACTCCGCTGCCCAGTATTCAGCTGCTCAGCACTCTGCCTCCCAGTACTCAGCTGCTCAATACTCGGCTGCTTCATACTCCTCTGCCGCCGCCCGGTACTCTGCTGCCCGGTATTCTGCATACTAATTTAAGGTGAGGACTTTTTACCTTTGATAATGCACTCGATTTGTCATGAGCTATAGAAATGTTGGCCTCATTTGGGAGTTGATGAACGTGAATCGCAGGGCATTTGTGCAGTGCGTGCCGATGGTTATCAAGCTGCCCCATCAAAGGTTTTAACTTTGTAATATTGTGACCCATTGCAAAGGCTGCCATCGTTGGGCGTGGAGACTCCACCCTGACATCCACACAGTCGTCATTTTGCCTTGTATGGAGTCACCACTCATTGCTTTGCAAATGCTGAGACAGGCAGAATTTGATGAGTTGGGTCCCATGTGTCCACAAAGGAGCCCTGAGCCTTCATTTAGCTGTGCAGCTACCACGTTATAACCTTCCCACCTTGGTAGTTCCCTGTTGAGGAGACGTGCTTAATTATACTCAGCAGTACATAAGCGTGCAGAGAAAACTGGTCTCGCATCCATGGGAAGTAGGGGATAACCAACATTTATTTCAGTCCTGGGACCTTTGTCAGGTACAATTGAAAACTGGCAGGCACTGAAATAAgatggaaggggcagggggaggaccaCAGACTATGTGGGGGGCAGGAGAAaacagctgagaagtgataggcagAGAGGGTGACTTTGAGGAAAGGGGTGGTCactgctaatgccatctggttggagagggctcaCACAGAATGcaaggcgttgttcctccaatttgtgggcagCCTCGATTTGggagtgcacgaggccatggacagactggAATGTGGAATTGAAGTTGGTCACTCAGAGGTCCTGGGGTTCTGGCTgcaaggatcggtgctgggaccattgctgtttgtcacctatattgtgatctggatgataatgtggtgaattggatcagcaagtttacagatgacactaagactggagaCGTTGTgggcagcgaggaaggttttcaaagcttgcagaggaatctggaccagctggaaaaatggaagatggaatttaatagacaagtgagaggtgttgggttttggaaggacaagccaagaaaggacatgcacagtaaattcactgaggagtgcagtagaacagagggatatataaattccctgaaagtggtgtcacaggtggatagggttgtaaagagagcttttggcatcttggtcttcataaatcaaactattgagtccaggagttgggatgttgtggtgaagtggtataagacattggtgaggccagatttggaggattgtgtgcagttctggtcactgaacgacaggaaagagatcagtaagattgaaagagggcaaagaagatttactgaggaactgagatacagggaaagattaaacaggatagGATTTTATTCTCTGGAACGCAGAAGGATAAGAAGAGATTTGAcaagaatacaaaattatgaggggtatatatGAGCAAGTCCAAGTAAGCTTttctttcccactgagggtaagCTTAGATgccaaccagaggacatggattaaggataaaaggggaaaagtttagggggaacatgaggaggccTCATCACActgagtagtgggagtgtggtctgagctgccagctaaagtggtgaatgtgggcttaattttaatattaagaaaaatttggactacTACGTGGATTGAAGGGGTATGGAGATTGATGGACTGGGTTCACATCAGTGGGACTGGGGAGAATAACAGTTCAgcaaggactagaagggccgaaggccatgttttctgtgctgtaatgatctacgTCTGGTCCATTAAGACTTGGGAAGTTTAATGCATGCTGTGGTCAAAATCCATGTGGACGTGTGCATTTGGACCTGTGTATGGGGAAAACTGATGAGGGAATGAAAAGTAATGTCATCCCAGTTTTTTTCCTCCATACAAAGTTTATAATCACAGACCAAGTCCTTGTGATGTACCTGCCAGACCAGAGCTGCTGTTAAACCAACAGAGCAGTGTCTCTGTTCATCAACTAAGCATCTGAGCCTTTAGGTTTGGTCGAGATGTGACTGAGGTGGCCACTTATGCCAGGTAATAGATGAGGCTTTTTTTTGAGAAAGCATGACAAAGTCTCGGTTTATGATTTGCTAATTGTGAGTAGATGCTGATCTCACGTGGTTGTTACGCTCCGATGAGTCAGTGTTTAAGGATTGTACAAAAGGAAGCATTACCACTGCAGTGGCTCCAGCTAAAATCGGTTAATTCTGCACAGACTGTGTGTTTGTCTTGACAGAATGTGACTGATGTTTGCTGGATCTACACACCCCTGCTTTAAATTAGCAACTCTTTTCCTCGTTATTTATTTGACACACAACCTCAAATTGGGAGATGGGatattgtctcccattattacaATGCGCCAACCTCCCTCGACTCTTACCAGAAAGAAAGTTTTACATTTGTTGTCATAATCCTTTCGTGCTATTTTCTGAACTGTTGTGAAGAAGGTCCAATCTATGAGGCAGGCTGCTGTTTCAAAGTAAGCAGTCTCCCGTTTTCAGACATCTGTCTGGGGTGGTCACAGGTCTTGAACCTTGGACAGTCGGAGTTTTGACTCCTTCTGACTTGTGCCTGAATGCTGGGATGCGTGCACTGCTGAGTGGATGCCGATGTCGGTAATCCGCACGAAAATGTGGTCTTATCCCACATGCAGTTACTATGTGTCAACGTGGTCCAGAATCGACTTGTTGGCTCGCTGAGAGTTCTCCTCTCAGGGTGACGTGTTCTGAATGGTATGCACCTATGTAGCAGCGAGTTGCAAGGCCTGTTTTTAATTGATCTGCACTGTCCCTTCTTTCGCAGGTTTGATTTGCTTCGTGACGAGAACCGCGGGTCCCTCGGTACATGCAGAAACTCGGGTCATATGTTTTGCTTGTTAGTTTTGGCGTGGAGAGTCTTAGCGAGACACTAAATCTAATTATTGGTGTTAATTAGCCTGCTGACTCAACAAATTGTGACCAAGTATCTTTTTAGTTTTAATTTCTCactattgggttttttttttgtgtttggcAGAAATGGCTTGTGTAATTTTCAAGCATTTAAATCTGAAGTATTCGGATTTCCTGTAATACGATTTGCAATAAACAATTAGTATTCAGCCTAAGCGTGTTGCGTCCAAGTGAATCTTTATAACCCATTTGCACAAGTACTCTAAAATCTTTGGATTTATTTGTACACCGCCTCAACTAACATCTTTGCATCAGTACAAGGGTTTACTATCAatctgtgtgcaggtctggtcttCGGTTGTTGGGTGTAAAGTTGAGTCGTAAGCCTCTTCTAGTCAATTGCACCACttcctgcactttttcaatcGTCTGCGCGCAACAGTGTGCACCTGTTGGTCTGAGTGTTCCTGCTTCAATCGATTTGGTGGGTATTAGCTGTAATTCCCACTCCTCCTCACTAGGCTGTGCCCTTTCATTGAAGGAGCGTATGACTGTTCTGCAAGATCTTGAGTTGTGACATCCGGTCTTGGCAAACGTGGAGGGtgacaatttggacatgtgaagtAAACTCCCAACTAGGCAAATAGGGAAAGGACGGTGCAATTTAGTTGCCGCAGATTTTTAGTATGGTTGCCCTTGACTAATGCAATAAGGCTGTACACTTTAGAATTCAAATCCGGTTTATAAAAGATTGTCAAGATCCAAAGTCAGCAGATTCTTGAAATAATATATCTGAAGTGAATCAAGTCAGGCTTGAAGAATGTTCTCGATAATAAATACACAAGTTCGAAACACTATGTTCAAAAGGAGAAATGGGGACTATTAGATTTTTGGTTATATaggattcccacccccccccccccacacacacacacacacacacacacacacacacacacacacacacacacacacacacacacacacacacacacacacacaatgcccTCCCCTCTCCGAGGAAaatttttattttgctctttCCAGATAATCACATTTAAGTAATTTAAGCGCATACCTACaattcagattcaagattccttttgtcATGTAATTGTACAAAACCTgaaatttctttctctctgctgtaaggcagacagacttGCCATGAGCATTGACTGGCACCCCCCCCTTACAGgaagagagaagcagaagagtcCCTTCAGGCACCGTGTCCACGgactcacctccagcacttctgcagcagCCTCAAACTCCTGTTCAATCCGTCggccacccaagctccagatccaaacctacaatacgatcaggaagccttcagctcccaAGGCccctcaggagcccttcttgccctcagcgccctcttgaatcccagctccgatacctTGTTCCAcaagccagtctcgagccaacGAAATCCCGTGCGGgacgctgagcccctcgctggcagACCTCCACGGTATGCTGAATTTTCTACGATTTCCAAATGATATTAAACTTCTCAAAAGAATAGAAACTTTTGCAGTGTAGAAATGGGCAAAGAATACAAAGGACGGATTGGAGGTAGAGCGGCCTTCGGCAGTAGAGTGGTCGGCGGTGGGGCTTCGGCAAGGCGGCCTTCGATGGTGAAGCTTCAGCGGTAGAGCAACCTTCGGCAGTGAGGCGTCGGCGGTAGAGTGGCCTCCGGTGGGTCGGCGGTGGGGCTTCGGCAAGGCGGCCTTCGACGGTGAAACTTCGGCAAGGCGGTAGAGCGGCCTTCGGTGAGGCGGCCGTTGGTAGAGCGGCCTTCAGCGGTGAGGCTTCGGCGAGCGGCTGTCGGCGGTGAGGCTTCGGTGAAGGGAAGTTCAATTTTTGATTTTTGATATTTTAGCAATTAGAATAATTAGGGCCCGGTGTggagctttgaggctttggctcaaggggcgtaggtgagcagaggctgaggacaagcTTGCTTCGGGTGTGGTAAGGCCAGGTGAAGTAATTTAATCCTTTAACTAAATTAGGAGAAGGAAGTGGAGTCGGCTAGGGCAGTGGATTGCTCCATTTGCCGGATCTGGGGCAGCATAATTGTCCCTAATAACTTCACCTGCAAAAGCTGCAACTAGCTCCAGCTGGTGACAAATTGAGTAAGGATGAACttcggatcattcaggaggcagaggga
Protein-coding regions in this window:
- the LOC138751140 gene encoding RNA-binding protein 4B-like, encoding MQVELSKSRLRMQPGMGEKNGCFRCGKEGHWSKECPKDHVAPDQSFDGSFSRDYLGPYSMTARHIAGFGERSMYDERFGVIDYYEKYRAGAFGAVGDPYGRAAQFMPLSSSLRDRIPSAVPPYERRPLTTPSTYFDRDRSPLRRQTAMSALSTGYGYERSPVSSSVYDPPSTAGRDAYSTSPYSAAQYSAAQYSAAQYSAAQHSASQYSAAQYSAASYSSAAARYSAARYSAY